From Streptomyces griseorubiginosus, one genomic window encodes:
- the hisS gene encoding histidine--tRNA ligase has protein sequence MSTFQAPKGTYDLLPPDSAKYLAVREAIAAPLRNSGYGYIETPGFENVELFARGVGESTDIVTKEMYAFETKGGTKLALRPEGTASVLRAALEANLHKAGNLPVKLWYSGSYYRYERPQKGRYRHFSQVGAEAIGAEDPALDAELIILADQAYRSLGLRNFRILLNSLGDKECRPVYRAALQEFLRGLDLDEDTLRRADINPLRVLDDKRESVQKQLGDAPLLRDYLCDACKAYHEEVRELITAAGVAFEDDPKLVRGLDYYTRTTFEFVHDGLGSQSAVGGGGRYDGLSEMIGGPALPSVGWALGVDRTVLALEAEGVELELPATTSVFAVPLGEEARRILFAKVTELRKVGIAADFSYGAKGLKGAMKNANRSGARYTIVAGERDLADGVVQLKDMESGEQSAIGVNEIVAELESRLG, from the coding sequence GTGAGCACCTTTCAGGCCCCCAAGGGCACGTACGACCTGCTGCCCCCCGACTCGGCCAAGTACCTCGCCGTCCGCGAGGCGATCGCCGCGCCGCTGCGCAACTCCGGCTACGGCTACATCGAGACGCCCGGCTTCGAGAACGTCGAGCTGTTCGCGCGCGGGGTCGGTGAGTCCACCGACATCGTGACCAAGGAGATGTACGCCTTCGAGACCAAGGGCGGCACCAAGCTGGCCCTGCGCCCCGAGGGCACCGCGTCCGTGCTGCGCGCGGCGCTGGAGGCCAACCTCCACAAGGCGGGCAACCTCCCGGTCAAGCTCTGGTACTCCGGCTCGTACTACCGCTACGAGCGCCCCCAGAAGGGCCGTTACCGCCACTTCTCGCAGGTCGGCGCCGAGGCGATCGGTGCCGAGGACCCGGCGCTGGACGCCGAGCTGATCATCCTGGCCGACCAGGCGTACCGCTCGCTGGGCCTGAGGAACTTCCGCATCCTGCTCAACAGCCTGGGCGACAAGGAGTGCCGGCCGGTGTACCGGGCCGCGCTCCAGGAGTTCCTGCGCGGCCTGGACCTGGACGAGGACACCCTGCGCCGGGCCGACATCAACCCCCTGCGCGTCCTCGACGACAAGCGGGAGTCGGTGCAGAAGCAGCTCGGGGACGCGCCGCTGCTGCGGGACTACCTGTGCGACGCCTGCAAGGCGTACCACGAGGAGGTCCGTGAGCTGATCACCGCGGCCGGGGTGGCCTTCGAGGACGACCCGAAGCTGGTGCGCGGCCTCGACTACTACACCCGTACGACCTTCGAGTTCGTCCACGACGGCCTGGGCTCCCAGTCCGCGGTGGGCGGCGGCGGCCGCTACGACGGTCTCTCCGAGATGATCGGCGGCCCCGCGCTGCCGTCCGTCGGCTGGGCCCTCGGCGTCGACCGCACGGTCCTCGCCCTGGAGGCGGAGGGCGTCGAGCTCGAACTCCCCGCCACGACCAGCGTGTTCGCGGTGCCGTTGGGGGAGGAGGCCCGCCGGATCCTGTTCGCCAAGGTCACCGAACTGCGCAAGGTCGGCATCGCGGCGGACTTCTCCTACGGCGCCAAGGGGCTCAAGGGCGCCATGAAGAACGCCAACCGCAGCGGCGCCCGCTACACCATCGTGGCCGGCGAACGCGACCTCGCCGACGGTGTCGTACAGCTCAAGGACATGGAGTCCGGGGAGCAGTCGGCGATCGGGGTCAACGAGATCGTGGCGGAGCTGGAGTCCCGGCTCGGTTAG
- a CDS encoding response regulator has protein sequence MIRIILADDHPVVREGLRAMLTAEPDLEVVADASNGPQAEALAAELRPDIVLMDLRMPGGSGVESIVRMTEAGLPCRVIVLTTYDTDRDILRAVEAGAAGYLLKDLPRAELAESVRAAARGETVLAPTVAARLVDQLRTRPERPRLSERETAVLRLVAEGCTNAEIGRRLFIGESTVKTHLLRVFAKLGVDDRTAAVTSALRYGLLDQ, from the coding sequence ATGATCCGGATCATCCTGGCCGACGACCACCCGGTCGTCCGGGAGGGCCTGCGGGCGATGCTGACCGCGGAACCGGACCTGGAGGTGGTCGCCGACGCGTCCAACGGGCCGCAGGCCGAGGCGCTGGCGGCCGAACTCCGCCCCGACATCGTGCTGATGGACCTGCGGATGCCGGGCGGGTCGGGCGTGGAGTCGATCGTGCGGATGACGGAGGCGGGACTGCCCTGCCGGGTGATCGTGCTGACGACGTACGACACGGACCGCGACATCCTGCGGGCCGTGGAGGCGGGGGCCGCCGGCTACCTCCTCAAGGACCTCCCCCGGGCCGAACTGGCGGAGTCCGTGCGCGCGGCCGCGCGCGGCGAGACGGTCCTGGCCCCGACGGTCGCCGCCCGTCTGGTCGACCAGCTGCGAACCAGGCCCGAGCGGCCGCGGCTGTCGGAGCGCGAGACGGCGGTGCTGCGCCTGGTCGCGGAGGGCTGCACCAACGCGGAGATCGGCCGCAGGCTGTTCATCGGCGAGTCGACGGTGAAGACCCATCTGCTGCGTGTCTTCGCCAAGTTGGGCGTCGACGACCGCACCGCCGCCGTCACGAGCGCCCTGCGGTACGGGCTTCTCGACCAGTGA
- a CDS encoding sensor histidine kinase: MRRPGDASSAGGGEGAYSWDRSFRLWDTYFALIWLATLVFVLGTGHPGWPVRLTAAALLVPQVPLFVRVGRPLLRQDPPDAREALTYLGAMVALFLPSAILVGETRLMTFALVPQCFMTLRMRWALGAVAVINLVPVLGWALLWWPSDQDVFFNGLLAVVTLVFSVAVGSYVIRIIEQSQERAALIAELDTSRHEVSRLSAAHGALAERERMAREIHDTLAQGFTSLLMLVQAVEAELDHDLVRARRHLALMDETARLNLAEARALVADGTPADLDGSSLPDALGRLAARHTAELDVTGPVRPLPAGPEVVALRACQEALTNCRKHAGSSAAVSIGLDYDEDALTLSVRDDGQGFDPGAAHGGYGLAGLRARATEVGGTVRVHSAPGGGTTVTVRLPVPPPRSCS, translated from the coding sequence ATGAGGCGTCCCGGGGACGCCTCGAGCGCCGGGGGCGGGGAGGGCGCGTACTCGTGGGACCGCTCCTTCCGGCTCTGGGACACCTACTTCGCGCTGATCTGGCTGGCCACCCTGGTGTTCGTGCTGGGCACGGGGCACCCCGGGTGGCCGGTCCGGCTGACCGCGGCGGCGCTGCTGGTGCCGCAGGTCCCGCTGTTCGTACGGGTCGGCCGCCCCCTTCTCCGGCAGGATCCGCCCGACGCGCGCGAGGCGCTCACCTATCTCGGCGCGATGGTGGCGCTGTTCCTGCCCTCGGCGATCCTGGTGGGCGAGACCCGGCTGATGACCTTCGCGCTCGTCCCCCAGTGCTTCATGACCCTGCGCATGCGGTGGGCGCTCGGCGCGGTCGCCGTGATCAACCTCGTGCCGGTCCTGGGCTGGGCCCTGCTCTGGTGGCCGAGCGACCAGGACGTCTTCTTCAACGGCCTGTTAGCCGTGGTCACCCTCGTCTTCTCGGTGGCCGTGGGCAGCTATGTCATCCGGATCATCGAGCAGAGTCAGGAACGGGCGGCCCTGATCGCCGAGTTGGACACGAGCAGGCACGAGGTCTCCCGGCTGTCGGCGGCGCACGGGGCGCTGGCGGAGCGGGAGCGGATGGCGCGGGAGATCCACGACACCCTCGCGCAGGGTTTCACCAGTCTGCTGATGCTGGTCCAGGCCGTCGAGGCCGAGCTGGACCACGACCTCGTGCGGGCCCGCCGGCATCTGGCGCTGATGGACGAGACGGCCCGGCTGAACCTGGCCGAGGCCCGGGCCCTGGTCGCCGACGGCACCCCCGCCGACCTGGACGGCTCCTCGCTGCCGGACGCGCTGGGCAGGCTGGCGGCCCGCCACACGGCCGAGCTCGACGTGACGGGCCCGGTCCGTCCGCTGCCCGCAGGACCCGAGGTCGTCGCCCTGCGCGCGTGCCAGGAGGCGCTCACGAACTGCCGTAAACACGCAGGGAGTTCGGCTGCCGTGTCCATCGGTCTCGACTACGACGAGGACGCGCTGACCCTGTCCGTACGCGACGACGGCCAGGGCTTCGACCCCGGGGCCGCCCATGGCGGCTACGGACTCGCGGGGCTGCGGGCCCGCGCCACCGAGGTCGGCGGGACGGTCCGGGTGCACAGCGCGCCCGGCGGCGGCACCACGGTCACCGTCCGGCTGCCCGTACCGCCCCCGAGGAGCTGTTCATGA
- a CDS encoding ABC transporter permease, with product MTTTSVREARHGVRGRLPGAWGLGLRRGALEIRMFFRQRDHVVFTFAFPVVLLFLFASIFSDDVEGAGIKASQLYVPAMMAAGIMSTSFQSLGVAIAVERDEKVLRRLRGTPMPAAAYFLGKIWLVLVTGLLETAILLLVGTTLYDVELPSDAGRWFAFAWIFVLGLTGCALLGIAVSSVPKSSKSASSVVVLPFLVLQFISGVYIAIDTIPGWMLNIGALFPLKWMCQGLRGVFLPDSAQVLEQAGDWEFGRTALVLGAWCVGGLLLCLLTFRWKNRREG from the coding sequence ATGACCACCACCTCCGTACGGGAAGCACGCCACGGGGTCCGGGGGCGTCTGCCGGGGGCCTGGGGGCTGGGGCTGCGGCGGGGTGCCCTGGAGATCAGGATGTTCTTCCGGCAGCGCGACCACGTGGTGTTCACCTTCGCCTTCCCGGTGGTCCTGCTGTTCCTGTTCGCGTCGATCTTCAGCGACGACGTGGAGGGCGCGGGCATCAAGGCCTCGCAGCTGTACGTCCCGGCGATGATGGCCGCCGGCATCATGTCGACGAGCTTCCAGTCGCTGGGCGTCGCGATCGCCGTGGAGCGGGACGAGAAGGTGCTGCGCCGGCTGCGCGGCACGCCGATGCCGGCGGCGGCGTACTTCCTCGGCAAGATCTGGCTGGTTCTGGTCACCGGCCTCCTGGAGACGGCGATCCTGCTGCTCGTCGGCACCACGCTGTACGACGTCGAGCTGCCCTCGGACGCCGGCAGGTGGTTCGCCTTCGCCTGGATCTTCGTGCTCGGTCTGACGGGCTGCGCGCTGCTCGGCATCGCGGTCAGCTCGGTCCCGAAGTCCAGCAAGAGCGCGAGCTCCGTGGTCGTCCTGCCCTTCCTGGTCCTGCAGTTCATCTCCGGGGTGTACATCGCGATCGACACCATCCCCGGCTGGATGCTGAACATCGGTGCGCTGTTCCCGCTGAAGTGGATGTGCCAGGGGCTGCGCGGGGTGTTCCTGCCGGACTCGGCGCAGGTCCTGGAGCAGGCCGGGGACTGGGAGTTCGGGCGCACCGCCCTGGTGCTGGGGGCGTGGTGCGTCGGAGGATTGCTGCTGTGTCTGCTGACCTTCCGGTGGAAGAACCGGCGCGAGGGATGA
- a CDS encoding ABC transporter ATP-binding protein, with protein MTTHANELAVDVRGLRKRYGDVTAVDGLDLGIRAGEVFGLLGPNGAGKSTTVEILQGNRDRDAGEVSVLGADPAHGTRAWRSRVGIVWQDESAPAELTVAETVRHFARYYPRPRDPEEVIALVGLEARAGSRIKALSGGQRRRLDVALGVIGGPELLLLDEPTTGFDPAARRQFWDLIRKLAVEGTTILLTTHYLEEAEALADRLAVVTRGKVVATGEPAALRERFGSGATVEWTEPGGAPRAVRTDTPTRTVAELTHRFDGEIPGLTVTRPTLEDVYLRLTGQEDAR; from the coding sequence ATGACCACACACGCGAACGAACTGGCGGTGGACGTTCGAGGACTGCGCAAGCGCTACGGCGACGTGACCGCGGTCGACGGACTCGATCTCGGTATCCGCGCGGGCGAGGTGTTCGGCCTGCTGGGACCCAATGGGGCGGGCAAGAGCACCACTGTGGAGATCCTCCAGGGCAACCGGGACCGGGACGCGGGTGAGGTCTCGGTGCTCGGCGCGGACCCGGCGCACGGCACACGCGCGTGGCGATCCCGTGTCGGAATCGTCTGGCAGGACGAATCCGCGCCCGCGGAGTTGACGGTCGCGGAAACGGTCCGGCATTTCGCCCGCTACTACCCGAGGCCGCGGGACCCGGAGGAGGTGATCGCCCTGGTGGGCCTCGAGGCCAGGGCGGGCAGCAGGATCAAGGCCCTGTCCGGGGGCCAGAGGCGCCGCCTCGACGTGGCGCTGGGGGTGATCGGCGGACCCGAGCTGCTGCTCCTGGACGAGCCGACGACCGGCTTCGACCCCGCGGCCCGGCGCCAGTTCTGGGACCTGATCCGCAAGCTGGCGGTCGAGGGCACCACGATCCTGCTCACCACGCACTACCTGGAGGAGGCCGAGGCGCTGGCCGACCGGCTGGCCGTCGTCACCAGGGGGAAGGTCGTGGCCACGGGCGAACCGGCCGCCCTGCGGGAGCGGTTCGGCAGCGGGGCCACCGTCGAGTGGACCGAGCCGGGCGGCGCCCCGCGTGCGGTCCGCACGGACACCCCGACCAGGACGGTCGCCGAGCTGACCCACCGCTTCGACGGCGAGATCCCGGGCCTGACGGTCACCCGCCCCACGCTGGAGGACGTCTACCTCCGGCTCACCGGACAGGAGGACGCGCGATGA
- a CDS encoding vitamin K epoxide reductase family protein: MSKTTVKDVSTESEPSSAGVDTAPRTEGGSRAFALLLVITGAAGLLAAWVITIDKFKILEGKVSGKTFTPSCSLNPIVSCGSVMESKQAAAFGFPNPMLGLVAYGIVICVGMSLLARARFPRWYWLTFNFGTLFGVAFVTWLQFQSLYRINALCLWCSLAWVATITMFWYVTSFNIRNDFLPSPGWLKRFLAEFTWVLPVTHCGIIAMMILTRWGSSLWA, encoded by the coding sequence ATGAGCAAGACGACAGTGAAAGACGTCTCCACGGAGTCCGAGCCCTCGTCGGCGGGCGTCGACACCGCGCCCCGCACCGAGGGCGGCAGCCGGGCCTTCGCCCTGCTGCTGGTGATCACCGGCGCGGCCGGACTGCTCGCCGCGTGGGTCATCACGATCGACAAGTTCAAGATCCTCGAGGGCAAGGTCAGCGGCAAGACGTTCACGCCGAGCTGCTCCCTCAACCCGATCGTCTCCTGCGGCAGCGTGATGGAGAGCAAGCAGGCCGCCGCCTTCGGGTTCCCCAACCCGATGCTCGGCCTGGTCGCCTACGGCATCGTGATCTGCGTCGGCATGAGCCTGCTGGCCCGCGCCCGCTTCCCGCGCTGGTACTGGCTCACCTTCAACTTCGGCACCCTCTTCGGCGTCGCCTTCGTCACCTGGCTCCAGTTCCAGTCGCTGTACCGGATCAACGCGCTGTGCCTGTGGTGCTCGCTGGCCTGGGTCGCCACGATCACGATGTTCTGGTACGTCACCTCGTTCAACATCCGCAACGACTTCCTGCCGTCCCCGGGCTGGCTCAAGCGGTTCCTCGCCGAGTTCACCTGGGTCCTGCCGGTCACGCACTGCGGCATCATCGCGATGATGATCCTGACCCGCTGGGGCAGCAGCCTCTGGGCCTGA
- a CDS encoding replication-associated recombination protein A, which yields MEPDLFTAAAEERQEKDPAGSPLAVRMRPRTLDEVVGQQHLLKPGSPLRRLVGEGSGGPAGPSSVILWGPPGTGKTTLAYVVSKATNKRFVELSAITAGVKEVRAVIDGARRATGGFGKETVLFLDEIHRFSKAQQDSLLPAVENRWVTLIAATTENPYFSIISPLLSRSLLLTLEPLTDDDVRGLLKRALSDERGLKDAVALPEDTEDHLLRIAGGDARRALTALEAAAGAALDKGEPEISLTTLEETVDRAAVKYDRDGDQHYDVASALIKSIRGSDVDAALHYLARMIEAGEDPRFIARRLMISASEDIGLADPNALPIAVAAAQAVAMIGFPEAALTLSHATIALALAPKSNAATTAIGAAMEDVRKGLAGPVPPHLRDGHYKGAAKLGHAQGYVYPHDLPEGIAEQQYAPDALKDREYYEPTRHGGEARYADAVEWTRKHLGRKRS from the coding sequence GTGGAGCCCGATCTGTTCACCGCGGCGGCGGAAGAGCGCCAGGAGAAGGACCCGGCCGGCAGCCCCCTGGCGGTCCGGATGCGCCCGCGCACCCTCGACGAGGTGGTGGGCCAGCAGCACCTGCTGAAGCCCGGATCGCCGCTGCGCCGACTGGTCGGCGAGGGCAGCGGCGGCCCCGCCGGACCCTCCTCGGTGATCCTCTGGGGCCCGCCCGGCACCGGCAAGACGACCCTGGCGTACGTCGTCTCCAAGGCGACCAACAAGCGTTTCGTGGAGCTCTCCGCGATCACCGCGGGCGTCAAGGAGGTCCGCGCGGTCATCGACGGCGCCCGCCGCGCCACCGGCGGCTTCGGCAAGGAGACCGTCCTCTTCCTCGATGAGATCCACCGCTTCAGCAAGGCCCAGCAGGACTCCCTGCTCCCCGCGGTCGAGAACCGTTGGGTGACCCTGATCGCGGCGACCACCGAGAACCCGTACTTCTCGATCATCTCCCCGCTGCTCTCCCGGTCCCTGTTGCTGACCCTCGAACCCCTCACCGACGACGACGTCCGAGGGCTCCTGAAGCGGGCGCTGAGCGACGAGCGCGGCCTCAAGGACGCCGTCGCGCTCCCCGAGGACACCGAGGACCACCTCCTGCGGATCGCCGGCGGCGACGCCCGCCGCGCCCTGACCGCCCTGGAGGCCGCAGCCGGGGCCGCCCTCGACAAGGGCGAGCCGGAGATCTCCCTCACCACGCTGGAGGAGACGGTCGACCGCGCGGCCGTGAAGTACGACCGCGACGGCGACCAGCACTACGACGTGGCCAGCGCCCTCATCAAGTCGATCAGGGGCTCCGACGTCGACGCGGCCCTGCACTACCTGGCCCGCATGATCGAGGCCGGCGAGGACCCCCGCTTCATCGCCCGCCGCCTGATGATCTCCGCCAGCGAGGACATCGGCCTCGCCGACCCCAACGCGCTCCCCATAGCCGTCGCTGCCGCCCAGGCCGTCGCCATGATCGGCTTCCCAGAGGCCGCGCTGACGCTGAGCCACGCCACCATCGCGCTCGCCCTGGCCCCGAAGTCCAACGCCGCGACCACGGCGATCGGCGCCGCCATGGAGGACGTACGCAAAGGACTGGCCGGGCCCGTCCCGCCCCACCTGCGCGACGGGCACTACAAGGGCGCCGCCAAGCTCGGCCACGCCCAGGGGTACGTCTACCCGCACGACCTGCCCGAGGGCATCGCCGAGCAGCAGTACGCCCCGGACGCCCTCAAGGACCGCGAGTACTACGAACCCACGCGGCACGGCGGCGAGGCGCGGTACGCGGACGCGGTGGAGTGGACCAGGAAGCACCTCGGTCGTAAGCGGTCCTGA
- the rpsD gene encoding 30S ribosomal protein S4 codes for MANQSRPKVKKSRALGIALTPKAVKYFEARPYPPGEHGRGRKQNSDYKVRLLEKQRLRAQYDVSERQLVRAYERASKVQGKTGEALIIELERRLDALVLRSGIARTIYQARQMVVHGHIEVNGQKVDKPSFRVRPDDVVMVRERSREKTLFSIAREGGFAPEGETPRYLQVNLKALAFRLDREPNRKEIPVICDEQLVVEYYAR; via the coding sequence GTGGCGAACCAGTCCCGCCCCAAGGTCAAGAAGTCGCGTGCCCTCGGCATCGCGCTGACCCCGAAGGCCGTCAAGTACTTCGAGGCCCGTCCCTACCCCCCGGGTGAGCACGGCCGTGGCCGCAAGCAGAACTCGGACTACAAGGTCCGTCTGCTCGAGAAGCAGCGTCTGCGTGCGCAGTACGACGTGTCCGAGCGCCAGCTCGTCCGCGCCTACGAGCGTGCCTCCAAGGTTCAGGGCAAGACCGGTGAGGCCCTGATCATCGAGCTCGAGCGCCGTCTCGACGCGCTGGTCCTGCGTTCGGGCATCGCCCGCACGATCTACCAGGCCCGCCAGATGGTCGTCCACGGCCACATCGAGGTCAACGGCCAGAAGGTCGACAAGCCGTCCTTCCGCGTCCGTCCCGACGACGTCGTGATGGTCCGCGAGCGCAGCCGCGAGAAGACCCTCTTCTCGATCGCCCGTGAGGGCGGCTTCGCCCCCGAGGGCGAGACCCCGCGCTACCTCCAGGTGAACCTCAAGGCCCTGGCGTTCCGCCTGGACCGTGAGCCGAACCGCAAGGAGATCCCGGTGATCTGCGACGAGCAGCTCGTCGTCGAGTACTACGCCCGCTGA
- a CDS encoding ATP-binding protein: protein MRSHQPDGTEATGNLPLELDGFVGRRAELSGLARALDSARLVTVTGPGGIGKSRLAARVAGGRCAPPDGVWRVELAAVRDPEFVDYAVVEALGLTDHTTRLPRETLLAHLAGRRLLLVLDGVEHLVDACAELVVELLGQLPGLAVLAVGRRPLSVAGERVFALGPLGEDEAVELFEERAGRQGLPVGDDPHVRELCRRLDGIPLAIELAAGRLGVLSPAQLLERLDDRFRLLTGGGRDTLPRHRTLRTAIGWSHELCTPEERLLWSRLSVFAGQFDLEAAEYVCSGGGLRSDDVLDVLSALLAQSVVAREDTATGVRYRMLDTVRAYGAEWLEATGDAVRLRRRHRDWYVGLATWCELDWFSPRQNEVAARIEAELPNLRCALEYCLTDPDGVELGRHLAGSLWFCWVGCGRLSEGRHWLERSVEPEARGEPEVRGEPGPGQEHARLKALWVLGYVAILQGDTVPALAALQQCREEAERTGNPTATAYAEHRTGCLALVSDDMPRAESLLRSSLARYEEIGELNSNVLMAQVELGMARAFLGDLPDAVRLCEDVRRICEDHGERWARSYALYVLAYAAWSEGDAAHARTLLTECLTCAHAFHDLLGSVLSIELLALVTATQGDPAEAAVLQGAAASLWPSVGLPLFGSAYYNAPHELCEATARERLGDERYEECVRQGRALGREAAVARALGRARPLEGMPAPRGPVRHTEVTLGTHEPAASPTRKGGETAG from the coding sequence ATGCGCAGTCATCAGCCCGACGGCACCGAGGCGACCGGCAACCTCCCCCTGGAGCTCGACGGCTTCGTGGGCCGGCGCGCCGAACTCTCCGGTCTGGCGCGGGCGCTCGACTCCGCACGGCTGGTCACGGTGACCGGACCCGGTGGGATCGGCAAGTCCCGGCTCGCGGCCCGGGTGGCCGGCGGCCGGTGCGCGCCGCCCGACGGGGTCTGGCGCGTCGAGCTGGCCGCCGTACGCGATCCGGAGTTCGTCGACTACGCGGTCGTGGAGGCGCTGGGTCTGACGGACCACACCACGCGGCTGCCGCGCGAGACGCTCCTGGCCCACCTCGCCGGGCGCCGGCTCCTGCTGGTCCTGGACGGTGTCGAGCATCTGGTGGACGCGTGCGCGGAGCTGGTCGTCGAGCTGCTGGGGCAGCTGCCGGGGCTGGCGGTGCTCGCCGTGGGGCGCAGACCGCTGTCGGTGGCGGGCGAGCGGGTGTTCGCCCTGGGCCCGCTGGGCGAGGACGAGGCCGTGGAGCTGTTCGAGGAGCGGGCCGGACGCCAGGGCCTGCCGGTCGGGGACGATCCTCATGTACGGGAGCTGTGCCGACGTCTGGACGGCATCCCGCTGGCGATCGAGCTGGCCGCGGGGCGGCTGGGGGTGCTGTCCCCCGCGCAGTTGCTGGAGCGGCTCGACGACCGGTTCCGGCTGCTGACGGGCGGCGGCCGGGACACCCTGCCCCGCCATCGGACGCTGCGCACGGCGATCGGCTGGAGCCATGAACTGTGCACGCCCGAGGAGCGGTTGCTGTGGTCGCGGCTGTCGGTGTTCGCCGGGCAGTTCGACCTGGAGGCCGCCGAGTACGTGTGCAGCGGCGGCGGTCTGCGCTCCGACGACGTCCTGGACGTGCTGTCCGCGCTGCTCGCCCAGTCCGTGGTGGCCCGCGAGGACACCGCGACCGGCGTCCGCTACCGGATGCTCGACACGGTCCGCGCGTACGGCGCCGAGTGGCTGGAGGCGACCGGGGACGCGGTACGGCTGCGCAGGCGGCACCGCGACTGGTACGTGGGCCTGGCCACCTGGTGCGAGCTGGACTGGTTCTCCCCGCGGCAGAACGAGGTGGCCGCCCGGATCGAGGCCGAGCTGCCGAACCTGCGCTGCGCCCTGGAGTACTGCCTGACCGACCCCGACGGGGTGGAGCTCGGCCGGCATCTCGCGGGCTCGCTCTGGTTCTGCTGGGTCGGCTGCGGGCGCCTGTCGGAGGGCCGGCACTGGCTGGAGCGCAGCGTGGAACCGGAGGCGCGCGGAGAGCCGGAGGTGCGCGGGGAGCCGGGGCCCGGCCAGGAACACGCCCGGCTGAAGGCCCTGTGGGTGCTCGGCTATGTGGCGATCCTCCAGGGCGACACCGTGCCCGCGCTGGCGGCCCTCCAGCAGTGCCGCGAGGAGGCCGAGCGGACCGGCAACCCGACGGCGACGGCCTACGCCGAGCACCGCACCGGCTGTCTGGCACTCGTCTCGGACGACATGCCCCGCGCGGAATCGCTGCTGCGCTCGTCGCTGGCGCGCTACGAGGAGATCGGCGAGCTCAACAGCAATGTGCTCATGGCCCAGGTCGAGCTGGGGATGGCGCGCGCCTTCCTGGGCGATCTGCCGGACGCCGTACGGCTGTGCGAGGACGTCCGCCGGATCTGCGAGGACCACGGCGAGCGCTGGGCCCGGTCGTACGCGCTGTACGTCCTGGCGTACGCGGCCTGGAGCGAGGGCGACGCGGCACACGCGCGTACGCTGCTCACCGAGTGCCTGACCTGTGCGCACGCCTTCCACGACCTGCTCGGCTCGGTCCTGTCGATCGAGCTGCTCGCCCTGGTCACGGCGACCCAGGGCGACCCGGCCGAGGCGGCGGTCCTCCAGGGCGCGGCCGCCTCGCTGTGGCCCTCGGTGGGCCTGCCGCTGTTCGGTTCCGCCTACTACAACGCCCCGCACGAGCTGTGCGAGGCGACGGCCCGGGAGCGGCTGGGCGACGAGCGGTACGAGGAGTGCGTACGACAGGGGCGGGCCCTGGGCCGGGAGGCAGCGGTGGCCCGGGCGCTGGGGCGGGCACGCCCACTGGAGGGAATGCCGGCGCCGCGGGGCCCCGTGCGGCACACCGAGGTGACCCTCGGAACGCACGAACCCGCCGCCTCGCCCACCCGGAAGGGCGGGGAGACGGCGGGCTGA
- a CDS encoding DUF948 domain-containing protein — MSGGEVAGILVAVFWAILVSFLAVALARLAQTLKATTKLVADVTDQAVPLLADASTAVRSAQTQIERVDAIASDVQEVTSNASALSTTVASTFGGPLVKVAAFGYGVRRALGGRKDEVPAKTPRRTVIVGRAVSRGRGKRD, encoded by the coding sequence GTGTCCGGTGGAGAGGTTGCCGGGATCCTGGTGGCCGTCTTCTGGGCGATCCTGGTCTCCTTCCTCGCCGTCGCGCTGGCGAGGCTGGCCCAGACGCTCAAGGCGACCACCAAGCTCGTCGCGGACGTGACCGACCAGGCGGTGCCGCTGCTGGCCGACGCCTCGACCGCGGTGCGCTCCGCGCAGACTCAGATCGAGCGGGTCGACGCGATCGCCTCGGACGTCCAGGAGGTCACGTCGAACGCCTCCGCGCTGTCCACCACCGTCGCCTCCACCTTCGGCGGCCCCCTGGTCAAGGTCGCGGCCTTCGGCTACGGCGTGCGCCGGGCGCTCGGCGGCCGCAAGGACGAGGTGCCCGCGAAGACCCCCCGGCGTACCGTGATCGTGGGCCGGGCGGTATCCCGGGGCCGCGGGAAGAGGGACTGA